In Desulfocurvus vexinensis DSM 17965, a single window of DNA contains:
- a CDS encoding UDP-glucuronic acid decarboxylase family protein, with amino-acid sequence MHIKKRVLVTGGSGFLGSFLCERLLADGCDVLCVDNFFTGSKRNIKHLLDNPYFELKRHDVTFPLYIEVDEIYNLACPASPIHYQHDPVQTTKTSIHGAINMLGLAKRLRAKIFQASTSEVYGDPEVHPQPEGYWGRVNPIGERSCYDEGKRCAETLFFDYHRQHRLRIKVARIFNTYGPRMHPNDGRVVSNFVVQALRGRPLTIYGDGSQTRSFCYVDDMIEGFVRLMNNTPDDFTGPMNLGNPGEFTILELAELVREMVGGGSDIEFRPLPGDDPRQRKPDITLARSAAGWEPKVPLREGLARTVDYFDTLLRDMDSL; translated from the coding sequence ATGCACATCAAAAAACGCGTTCTGGTCACCGGCGGGTCCGGGTTCCTGGGGTCGTTCCTGTGCGAGCGCCTGCTCGCCGACGGCTGCGACGTGCTCTGCGTGGACAACTTCTTCACCGGCTCCAAGCGCAACATCAAGCACCTGCTGGACAACCCCTACTTCGAGCTCAAGCGCCACGACGTGACCTTCCCGCTCTATATCGAGGTGGACGAGATCTACAACCTGGCCTGCCCGGCCTCGCCCATCCACTACCAGCACGACCCCGTGCAGACCACCAAGACCTCCATCCACGGCGCCATCAACATGCTCGGCCTGGCCAAGCGCCTGCGGGCCAAGATCTTCCAGGCCTCCACCAGCGAGGTCTACGGCGACCCCGAAGTCCACCCCCAGCCCGAAGGCTACTGGGGCCGCGTCAACCCCATCGGCGAACGCTCCTGCTACGACGAGGGCAAACGCTGCGCCGAGACCCTGTTTTTCGACTACCACCGCCAGCACAGGCTGCGCATCAAGGTCGCGCGCATCTTCAACACCTACGGCCCGCGCATGCACCCCAACGACGGGCGCGTGGTCTCCAACTTCGTGGTCCAGGCCCTGCGCGGCCGCCCGCTGACCATCTACGGCGACGGCTCCCAGACGCGCTCCTTCTGCTACGTGGACGACATGATCGAAGGCTTCGTCCGGCTCATGAACAACACCCCCGACGACTTCACCGGGCCCATGAACCTGGGCAACCCCGGCGAGTTCACCATCCTCGAGCTGGCCGAACTGGTGCGCGAAATGGTCGGCGGCGGCTCGGACATCGAGTTCCGCCCCCTGCCCGGCGACGACCCCCGCCAGCGCAAGCCCGACATCACCCTGGCCCGCAGCGCCGCAGGCTGGGAGCCCAAGGTGCCCCTGCGCGAAGGCCTGGCCAGGACCGTGGACTACTTCGACACCCTGCTGCGCGACATGGACAGCCTGTAG
- the pyk gene encoding pyruvate kinase, protein MRTKIIATLGPASMDKEIMRGMVGHGVRILRLNFSHADAEYFRPVVAAIRELEAEENIPLTVMADLCGPKTRIGQVDGSPLTVEKGQVVCLGLPDERQGAETDKVFISLDVPALMHDIAVDDPVYLSDGMLQFRVTRVLKADRLCEMQAQNGGILTSNKGIAFPDKIHPMPALTDKDRKDLREALAIGVDAVALSFVQTREDVEEAKELIRAQGHWVPVVAKLERKRALDNIESIVEAADVVMVARGDLGVECSLMTLPVIQKRIIRACRHAQKAVIVATQMMLSMVKNPVPTRAEAADVANAVLDGSDCVMLSEETAIGSYPVETCRFIEGIAASSEAYYLERLGEPYRPSKKQDIVKYMAYSACLIAEHDGSRALVAHSSSGTTARQLSSRRPAQAIYGLTTDPRVIRWLNFFWSVNPRLVTTDIEDHTRRAMEFVKACPDFAPGDSVVITSGRPEPPGQTSTQTNTIRLFRK, encoded by the coding sequence ATGCGCACCAAGATCATCGCCACACTCGGTCCGGCCTCCATGGACAAGGAGATCATGCGCGGCATGGTCGGCCATGGGGTCCGCATCCTGCGCCTCAACTTCTCCCACGCCGACGCCGAATACTTCCGGCCCGTGGTCGCCGCCATCCGCGAGCTGGAGGCCGAGGAGAACATACCCCTCACCGTCATGGCCGACCTGTGCGGCCCCAAGACGCGCATCGGCCAGGTGGACGGCTCGCCGCTCACCGTGGAAAAAGGCCAAGTCGTCTGCCTCGGCCTGCCCGACGAGCGCCAGGGCGCAGAAACCGACAAGGTCTTCATCAGCCTCGACGTGCCCGCCCTGATGCACGACATCGCCGTGGACGACCCCGTCTACCTCTCCGACGGCATGCTCCAGTTCCGCGTGACCCGCGTGCTCAAGGCCGACCGGCTCTGCGAGATGCAGGCCCAAAACGGCGGCATCCTGACCTCCAACAAGGGCATCGCCTTCCCCGACAAGATTCACCCCATGCCCGCCCTCACCGACAAGGACCGCAAGGACCTGCGCGAGGCCCTGGCCATCGGCGTGGACGCCGTGGCCCTCTCCTTCGTGCAGACCCGCGAGGACGTCGAAGAGGCCAAGGAACTCATCCGCGCCCAGGGCCACTGGGTGCCCGTGGTCGCCAAGCTCGAACGCAAGCGCGCCCTGGACAACATCGAGTCCATCGTCGAGGCCGCCGACGTGGTCATGGTCGCGCGCGGCGACTTGGGCGTCGAATGCTCGCTCATGACCCTGCCCGTCATCCAGAAACGTATCATCCGCGCCTGCCGCCACGCCCAGAAGGCCGTCATCGTCGCCACCCAGATGATGCTCTCCATGGTCAAGAACCCCGTGCCCACCCGCGCCGAGGCCGCCGACGTCGCCAACGCCGTCCTCGACGGCTCCGACTGCGTCATGCTCTCCGAGGAAACCGCCATCGGCTCCTACCCCGTGGAGACCTGCCGCTTCATCGAAGGCATCGCCGCCAGCTCCGAAGCCTACTACCTGGAACGCCTGGGCGAACCCTACCGCCCCAGCAAGAAGCAGGATATCGTCAAGTACATGGCCTACTCCGCCTGCCTCATCGCCGAGCACGACGGCAGCCGCGCCCTGGTCGCCCACTCCTCCAGCGGCACCACCGCCCGCCAGCTCTCCAGCCGCAGGCCCGCCCAGGCCATCTACGGCCTGACCACCGACCCGCGCGTCATCCGCTGGCTCAATTTCTTCTGGAGCGTCAACCCCCGGCTGGTCACCACGGACATCGAGGACCACACCCGCCGGGCCATGGAATTCGTCAAGGCCTGCCCCGACTTCGCCCCCGGCGACAGCGTGGTCATCACCTCGGGCCGCCCCGAACCCCCGGGACAGACCAGCACCCAGACCAACACCATCCGCCTCTTCCGCAAATAG